The following are encoded together in the Bradyrhizobium algeriense genome:
- a CDS encoding CpaF family protein, with the protein MFGKRSGNDSDTRALRPAIQAPEPVAAAVATREVAAPTVASPPIAPAKAPPAPAMEARRSDNYYQVKATIFGALIEAIDLAQLAKLDGESAREEIRDIVNEIIAIKNIVMSIAEQEELLDDICNDVLGYGPLEPLLSRDDIADIMVNGAGTVFIEVAGKIQKTGIRFRDNQQLLNICQRIVSQVGRRVDESSPICDARLADGSRVNAIVPPLAIDGPALTIRKFKKDKLTLDQLVKFGAISPEGAQILQIIGRVRCNVLISGGTGSGKTTLLNCLTQFIEEDERVITCEDAAELQLQQPHVVRLETRPPNIEGEGQVTMRELVRNCLRMRPERIIVGEVRGPEAFDLLQAMNTGHDGSMGTLHANNPREALSRCESMITMGGFSLPSRTIREMICASIDVIVQAARLRDGSRRITHITEVMGMEGDTIITQDVFLYDMVGEDANGKIIGRHRSTGIGRPRFWERARYYGEEKRLAAALDAAEVTETT; encoded by the coding sequence GTGTTCGGTAAGCGTAGTGGAAATGATAGCGATACGCGGGCGCTGAGGCCCGCCATCCAGGCGCCGGAGCCGGTTGCCGCCGCGGTAGCAACGCGCGAGGTCGCCGCGCCGACCGTGGCTTCGCCGCCGATCGCCCCCGCCAAGGCGCCGCCCGCCCCCGCCATGGAGGCGCGGCGATCCGACAATTACTACCAGGTCAAGGCGACCATCTTCGGCGCCCTGATCGAGGCGATCGACCTTGCCCAGCTCGCCAAGCTCGACGGCGAGTCCGCGCGCGAGGAAATCCGCGACATCGTCAACGAGATCATCGCGATCAAGAACATCGTGATGTCGATCGCCGAGCAGGAAGAGCTGCTCGACGATATCTGCAACGACGTGCTCGGCTACGGCCCGCTGGAGCCGCTGTTGTCGCGCGACGACATCGCCGACATCATGGTCAACGGCGCCGGCACGGTGTTCATCGAAGTCGCCGGCAAGATCCAGAAGACCGGCATCCGCTTCCGCGACAACCAGCAGCTGCTCAACATCTGCCAGCGCATCGTCAGCCAGGTCGGCCGGCGCGTCGACGAATCCTCGCCGATCTGCGACGCCCGCTTGGCCGACGGCTCCCGCGTCAACGCCATCGTGCCACCGCTGGCGATCGACGGGCCCGCCCTCACCATTCGTAAGTTCAAGAAGGACAAGCTGACGCTCGACCAGCTGGTCAAGTTCGGCGCGATCTCGCCGGAAGGCGCGCAGATCCTGCAGATCATCGGCCGCGTTCGCTGCAACGTTCTGATCTCGGGCGGCACCGGCTCGGGCAAGACCACGCTGCTGAACTGCCTGACCCAATTCATCGAGGAGGACGAGCGCGTCATCACCTGCGAAGACGCCGCCGAACTTCAGCTGCAGCAGCCTCACGTGGTGCGGCTGGAAACCAGGCCGCCCAACATCGAAGGCGAAGGCCAGGTCACGATGCGCGAACTCGTCCGCAACTGCCTGCGTATGCGCCCCGAACGCATCATCGTCGGCGAAGTCCGCGGACCCGAGGCATTCGACCTGCTGCAGGCCATGAACACCGGCCACGACGGTTCGATGGGAACGCTGCACGCCAACAACCCGCGCGAAGCCCTGTCACGCTGCGAATCGATGATCACGATGGGCGGCTTCTCGCTGCCCTCGCGCACCATCCGCGAGATGATCTGCGCCTCGATCGATGTCATCGTGCAGGCCGCGCGCCTGCGTGATGGCTCGCGCCGCATCACCCACATCACCGAGGTGATGGGCATGGAGGGCGACACCATCATCACCCAGGATGTGTTCCTGTACGACATGGTCGGCGAAGACGCGAACGGCAAGATCATCGGGCGGCACCGCTCGACCGGCATCGGACGTCCGCGGTTCTGGGAACGGGCGCGATATTACGGCGAAGAGAAGCGGCTTGCGGCCGCGCTCGACGCCGCCGAAGTCACCGAAACGACGTGA
- a CDS encoding CpaD family pilus assembly protein, giving the protein MKSKKPADPRRALCLAGALIGLSVALSACKHSTDVVTTAAVPDDYRQRHPIAVQEADRSIVVFVGRGRGGLSASQRADVMYLGQTWMREGTGIISIDVPVNTPNARAAEDSLREIQATLAAAGVPPRATNVRQYRPEDPRHMAAIRLNYPKISAVAGPCGLWPEDLGPSINNRSYFENKPYYNFGCSNQRNLAAMVDNPSDLVQPRPETPAFAPRRGVAFDKYRKGISTATTYSESEKAKLSDTGK; this is encoded by the coding sequence ATGAAATCAAAAAAGCCCGCCGATCCCAGGCGCGCCCTCTGCCTGGCGGGAGCGCTGATCGGTCTTTCCGTGGCGCTCAGTGCCTGCAAGCACAGCACCGATGTGGTGACGACGGCGGCCGTGCCCGACGACTATCGCCAGCGCCATCCGATCGCGGTGCAGGAAGCCGACCGCTCGATCGTGGTTTTCGTCGGCCGTGGACGCGGCGGCCTTTCCGCCTCCCAGCGCGCCGACGTGATGTATCTGGGCCAGACCTGGATGCGGGAAGGCACCGGCATCATCAGCATCGACGTGCCCGTCAATACGCCGAACGCGCGGGCGGCCGAAGATTCATTGCGCGAGATCCAGGCGACACTTGCCGCCGCCGGCGTGCCGCCGCGCGCGACCAATGTCCGCCAGTATCGCCCCGAAGATCCCAGGCACATGGCTGCGATCCGCCTCAACTATCCGAAGATTTCGGCGGTGGCCGGCCCATGCGGGCTGTGGCCGGAGGACCTCGGACCGTCGATCAACAACAGGAGCTATTTCGAAAACAAGCCGTATTACAATTTCGGCTGCTCCAATCAGCGCAATCTGGCGGCGATGGTCGACAACCCGTCGGATCTCGTGCAGCCGCGTCCCGAAACCCCAGCCTTCGCGCCGCGCCGTGGTGTAGCCTTCGACAAATATCGCAAGGGCATCTCCACCGCGACCACTTACTCCGAGAGCGAAAAGGCCAAACTCAGCGATACCGGCAAATGA
- a CDS encoding AAA family ATPase → MITYSRQNTEQQPEITAPSTEDHIAPAPRVSVQAFCETVETAAAVQSAGEDRRLGKAHLKIQMGGMAAAVEAYRSAPTPNVIILETENRNDILLGLDQLATVCDAGTRVIVIGRINDVMLYRELVRRGVSDYVIAPVSAIDVVRSVCNLFSSPEAKAVGRIIAIVGAKGGVGASTVAHNVAWAIARDLALDSVVADLDLAFGTAGLDYNQDPPQGIADAVFSPDRVDTAFLDRLLSKCTDHLSLLAAPATLDRVYDFGAEAFDSIFDTLRTTMPCIVLDVPHQWSGWTKRALIAADDILIVAAPDLANLRNTKNIFDLLKASRPNDRAPLYCLNQVGIPKRPEIPAAEFAKAIENHPIATIPFEPQIFGSAANNGQMIAEISATHRTTEMFLQIAQRLTGRGETKKPKSSLLSPLIEKLRAKK, encoded by the coding sequence ATGATCACTTACTCGCGCCAGAATACAGAACAGCAGCCGGAAATCACGGCGCCGTCCACCGAGGATCACATCGCGCCGGCGCCGCGGGTGTCGGTGCAGGCTTTCTGCGAGACGGTGGAAACCGCGGCCGCCGTGCAGTCGGCGGGCGAAGACCGCCGCCTCGGCAAGGCTCACCTCAAGATTCAGATGGGCGGCATGGCCGCCGCGGTCGAGGCCTACCGCTCGGCCCCGACCCCGAACGTCATCATCCTGGAAACCGAAAACCGCAACGACATTCTCCTCGGCCTCGACCAGCTCGCCACCGTCTGCGACGCCGGAACCCGCGTGATCGTGATCGGACGCATCAACGACGTCATGCTCTATCGCGAACTGGTGCGCCGCGGCGTCAGCGACTACGTCATCGCCCCGGTCAGCGCCATCGACGTCGTGCGCTCGGTCTGCAACCTGTTCTCGTCGCCGGAAGCCAAGGCCGTCGGCCGCATCATTGCCATCGTCGGCGCCAAGGGCGGCGTCGGCGCGTCCACCGTCGCCCACAACGTCGCCTGGGCGATCGCGCGCGATCTGGCGCTGGATTCCGTGGTCGCCGATCTCGACCTCGCTTTCGGCACCGCCGGCCTCGACTACAATCAGGACCCGCCGCAGGGCATCGCGGATGCGGTGTTCTCGCCCGACCGGGTCGATACCGCGTTCCTCGACCGCCTGCTGTCGAAATGCACCGACCACCTCAGCCTGCTGGCGGCGCCGGCAACGCTCGACCGGGTCTACGATTTCGGCGCGGAGGCGTTCGATTCGATCTTCGATACGCTTCGCACCACGATGCCCTGCATCGTGCTCGACGTCCCCCATCAATGGTCGGGATGGACCAAGCGCGCCTTGATCGCAGCCGACGACATCCTGATCGTCGCGGCGCCCGATCTCGCCAATCTGCGCAACACCAAGAACATCTTCGACCTCTTGAAGGCATCCCGGCCGAACGATCGCGCCCCGCTCTATTGCCTCAATCAGGTCGGCATCCCGAAGCGTCCGGAGATCCCCGCCGCCGAGTTCGCCAAGGCGATCGAAAACCACCCGATCGCCACGATACCGTTCGAGCCGCAAATCTTCGGTTCGGCCGCCAACAACGGCCAGATGATCGCGGAAATCTCCGCAACCCATCGCACCACCGAGATGTTCCTGCAGATCGCGCAGCGGCTCACCGGCCGCGGCGAGACCAAGAAGCCGAAGAGTTCGTTGCTGTCACCTTTGATCGAGAAGTTGCGGGCCAAGAAGTAG
- a CDS encoding prepilin peptidase has protein sequence MILDTARLLLFPALMAFAAASDLFTMTISNRVSLALIAGFVALAVLGGMGLHDILLHFGAGAAVLVVAFGCFAMGWVGGGDAKVAASVALWFGFDHLLNYLLYVSLLGGALTVLLIQFRQWPLPSLLTGQPWLNRLHDKQSGIPYGIALAIGALIVYPQTEWIKAIDLAHLAMR, from the coding sequence ATGATCCTCGATACCGCCCGCCTCCTGCTGTTTCCGGCTCTGATGGCATTCGCAGCCGCGAGCGACCTGTTCACGATGACGATTTCGAACCGGGTGTCGCTGGCGCTGATCGCCGGCTTTGTGGCGCTCGCGGTGCTGGGCGGCATGGGCCTGCACGACATCCTCCTGCATTTCGGCGCCGGCGCGGCCGTCCTGGTGGTGGCCTTTGGCTGCTTCGCGATGGGATGGGTCGGCGGCGGCGACGCCAAGGTCGCGGCCAGCGTGGCACTCTGGTTCGGTTTCGACCATCTCCTCAATTATTTGCTCTATGTCTCGCTGCTCGGCGGGGCGTTGACGGTGCTGCTGATTCAGTTCCGGCAATGGCCGCTGCCTTCCCTGCTTACGGGACAGCCATGGCTGAACCGGCTGCACGACAAACAGAGCGGGATTCCCTACGGCATCGCGCTCGCCATCGGCGCGCTGATCGTCTATCCGCAGACCGAATGGATCAAGGCTATCGACCTCGCTCACCTCGCGATGCGCTGA
- the cpaB gene encoding Flp pilus assembly protein CpaB, whose product MNTARIVVLAIAIGAGGIAAYLASGSDDKPAPAQPVTQLQTVDILVAKSDIALGRSVKPDDLQWQTWPAATASSSFISRASKADAIKEITGSIARAPFIAGEPIREQKLVKADGSGFMAAILPAGYRAISTEISPETGAGGFILPNDRVDVILTKRDKSPDGKGPDIPGSEVILANVRVLAIDQAPKEKEGSSSLVGRTVTLELKPEQAETLARSRQSGSLTLALRSIADVNAVEKPDDQQLNKRGESLNVIRYGVASQQTMQK is encoded by the coding sequence ATGAATACCGCACGCATTGTGGTCCTGGCCATCGCCATCGGCGCCGGCGGCATTGCCGCATATCTCGCCAGCGGGTCCGACGACAAGCCAGCGCCGGCCCAGCCGGTCACGCAGCTGCAGACCGTCGATATTCTCGTCGCCAAATCGGATATCGCCCTTGGCCGCTCGGTCAAGCCGGACGATCTGCAATGGCAGACCTGGCCGGCCGCGACCGCCAGCAGCAGCTTCATCAGCCGCGCCAGCAAGGCCGACGCCATCAAGGAAATCACGGGCTCGATCGCGCGCGCGCCGTTCATCGCGGGCGAACCGATTCGCGAACAGAAGCTGGTGAAGGCCGACGGCTCCGGCTTCATGGCGGCGATCCTGCCCGCCGGCTACCGGGCCATCTCCACCGAAATTTCACCGGAAACCGGCGCCGGCGGCTTCATCCTGCCGAATGATCGCGTCGACGTGATTCTTACCAAGCGCGACAAGAGTCCGGACGGCAAAGGCCCGGATATCCCCGGTTCAGAGGTCATCCTCGCCAATGTCCGCGTTCTGGCCATCGACCAGGCGCCGAAGGAAAAAGAAGGCAGCAGCTCGCTGGTCGGCAGGACGGTCACCCTCGAATTGAAGCCCGAGCAGGCCGAGACGCTGGCGCGATCGCGCCAGAGCGGCTCGCTGACGCTGGCGCTGCGCAGCATTGCCGACGTCAACGCGGTCGAGAAGCCGGACGACCAACAACTCAACAAGCGCGGCGAAAGCCTCAACGTCATTCGTTACGGCGTTGCCAGCCAGCAGACGATGCAGAAGTGA
- a CDS encoding type II secretion system F family protein produces the protein MSIQTLALAFLAATAIGGLAWVFIYPSLSGQRKAESRRASIARSDAPARQAEKTQRSRREQVEGSLKELDARRKKEKSVPLTTRLAQAGLGSWTPQKFWIVSGISGAVGFVLAFVIGGSLLGAAVMAFGTGLGLPRWVLGFLKKRREKAFLKALPDAVDVIVRGIKAGLPLFESIKVVAADSPEPLRSEFSAIIETQTIGMPLGEACARLYERMPLPEANFFGIVVAIQQKSGGNLSEALGNLSKVLRDRKKMGEKIKAMSTEAKASASIIGSLPPIVMLLVWMSTPDYIALLWTHQIGQLMLVCCVVWMTIGVLVMQKMINFDF, from the coding sequence ATGAGCATACAGACGCTCGCACTGGCGTTTCTCGCCGCTACCGCCATTGGCGGCCTGGCCTGGGTATTCATCTATCCATCGCTGTCGGGCCAGAGGAAGGCCGAATCTCGCCGCGCCTCGATCGCGCGTTCCGACGCTCCGGCGCGTCAGGCCGAGAAAACCCAGCGTTCGCGCCGTGAGCAGGTCGAGGGATCGCTGAAGGAACTCGACGCGCGACGCAAGAAGGAGAAGTCCGTCCCGCTCACCACCCGCCTAGCACAGGCGGGTTTGGGATCCTGGACACCCCAGAAATTCTGGATCGTATCAGGCATTTCCGGCGCGGTCGGATTCGTGCTCGCCTTTGTGATCGGCGGCAGCCTGCTGGGCGCCGCCGTGATGGCTTTCGGCACCGGCCTCGGCCTGCCGCGCTGGGTCCTGGGCTTTCTCAAGAAGCGCCGCGAGAAGGCGTTCCTGAAGGCGCTGCCCGACGCCGTCGACGTCATCGTGCGAGGCATCAAGGCCGGTCTGCCGCTGTTCGAATCGATCAAGGTGGTGGCAGCCGATTCACCCGAGCCGCTCAGGAGCGAATTCAGCGCCATCATCGAAACCCAGACCATCGGCATGCCGCTCGGCGAGGCCTGCGCGCGGCTATATGAGCGGATGCCGCTACCGGAGGCAAACTTCTTCGGCATCGTGGTCGCGATCCAGCAGAAGTCGGGCGGCAACCTGTCGGAAGCGCTCGGCAACCTCTCCAAGGTGCTGCGCGACCGCAAGAAGATGGGGGAGAAGATCAAGGCGATGTCGACGGAAGCCAAGGCCTCCGCGAGCATCATCGGCTCGCTGCCGCCGATCGTGATGCTGCTGGTCTGGATGTCGACGCCCGACTACATCGCGCTGCTCTGGACCCATCAAATCGGTCAGCTCATGCTGGTGTGCTGCGTCGTCTGGATGACGATCGGCGTCCTGGTGATGCAAAAAATGATCAATTTCGACTTCTGA
- a CDS encoding TadE/TadG family type IV pilus assembly protein: MSSPAVATVPVRNALDRFRRNRRGSAAVEFALVAPLFFCMLFAILETAIVFFAGQLLEQGTQDAARLMLTHEAQDSAMTEDTFKTKLCDRIKVMFNCVGGNLGNITVDVKVFAPGTTITITDPIVSGNFTGTFAYSLPPAGSPNTVVIRAFYQWPLFVTKLGYNIGNLNGSKRLLSATAAFHVEP, from the coding sequence ATGTCGTCACCCGCTGTTGCAACCGTTCCTGTAAGAAATGCGCTGGACCGATTTCGCCGCAACCGACGGGGCTCGGCCGCCGTCGAGTTCGCGCTGGTTGCGCCGTTGTTCTTCTGCATGCTGTTTGCGATTCTCGAGACGGCGATTGTATTTTTCGCAGGCCAGCTTCTGGAGCAGGGAACGCAGGACGCCGCGCGGCTGATGCTCACGCATGAGGCTCAGGACAGTGCCATGACCGAAGATACGTTCAAGACCAAACTCTGCGATCGCATCAAGGTGATGTTCAACTGTGTAGGAGGCAATCTGGGGAACATTACTGTGGATGTGAAGGTCTTTGCCCCAGGCACCACGATTACGATTACCGATCCGATCGTCAGTGGAAACTTTACCGGAACTTTCGCATATTCTCTGCCGCCAGCCGGCTCTCCCAATACCGTCGTGATTCGCGCCTTCTATCAATGGCCGCTGTTCGTGACCAAACTCGGCTACAACATTGGAAATCTCAACGGCAGCAAGCGGCTGCTCTCTGCGACCGCCGCTTTTCATGTAGAGCCGTGA
- a CDS encoding sterol desaturase family protein, giving the protein MSSLPFEVIEMLGQTLAKVAPVTIALAVVFTVLSHFWACNPGKPWWRKRELITDICYWFFVPVFARVFRIGLLVLGAAVVFNIHEADELIAFYDNGHGPLSQLPLWVQALLFLVASDFVLYWLHRMFHGGGFWKYHAIHHSSEDLEWISAARFHPVNLFIGTILVDVILLMAGISPNVMLWVGPFTTFHSAFVHANLNWTLGPFKYVLATPVFHRWHHTSLEEGGNTNFAGTFPLWDILFGTFRMPENRLPDNYGVDDQEVPTEIGGQLAYPFRH; this is encoded by the coding sequence ATGTCCAGTTTGCCATTTGAAGTCATCGAGATGCTGGGCCAGACGTTGGCGAAGGTCGCTCCGGTGACGATCGCGCTCGCCGTGGTATTTACGGTGCTCTCGCATTTCTGGGCCTGCAACCCGGGCAAACCGTGGTGGCGCAAGCGCGAGCTCATTACTGACATCTGCTACTGGTTCTTCGTGCCGGTATTTGCGCGCGTCTTCCGCATCGGCTTGCTGGTGCTCGGCGCTGCGGTCGTCTTCAACATTCATGAGGCGGACGAGCTGATCGCATTCTACGACAATGGCCATGGACCGCTGTCGCAGCTTCCGCTCTGGGTGCAGGCGCTATTGTTCCTCGTTGCGTCGGACTTCGTGCTGTACTGGCTGCACCGCATGTTTCACGGCGGCGGGTTCTGGAAATACCATGCCATCCATCATTCCTCGGAGGATCTCGAATGGATCTCCGCGGCGCGGTTTCACCCCGTCAACCTGTTCATCGGAACAATCCTGGTCGACGTCATCCTCTTGATGGCCGGCATCTCGCCCAACGTCATGCTGTGGGTCGGGCCGTTCACGACCTTCCACTCCGCCTTCGTCCACGCCAACCTGAACTGGACGCTCGGGCCGTTCAAATACGTGCTCGCCACGCCGGTCTTCCATCGTTGGCATCACACCTCGCTCGAAGAAGGCGGCAATACCAATTTCGCGGGTACCTTCCCGCTCTGGGACATCCTGTTCGGAACGTTCCGGATGCCGGAGAACCGGCTGCCCGACAATTACGGCGTGGACGACCAGGAGGTCCCCACCGAGATCGGCGGGCAATTGGCCTATCCATTCCGCCACTAG
- a CDS encoding pilus assembly protein N-terminal domain-containing protein, producing the protein MSFKSQRIRARARFGLRSLAAGLLLWPAVCLAAPDPDRIAVYVDQAKLVKLPAKVSTIVVGNPLIADVTLQSGGIVVVTGKGYGATNFIAMDRNGEVLVDRQIQVEGPTDQLVTVYRGVERESYSCMPICQRRVTLGDGETYFRSAIDQAGSLSGQAASAGTK; encoded by the coding sequence ATGTCGTTCAAGTCCCAGCGTATTCGCGCGCGCGCGCGTTTTGGATTGCGTTCCCTCGCCGCAGGTCTCCTGCTGTGGCCGGCCGTCTGTCTGGCCGCGCCCGATCCCGACCGCATCGCCGTCTATGTCGATCAGGCAAAGCTCGTGAAGCTTCCTGCCAAGGTCTCCACCATCGTGGTCGGAAACCCGCTGATTGCCGACGTGACCCTGCAGAGCGGCGGCATCGTCGTCGTCACCGGCAAGGGCTACGGCGCGACCAATTTCATCGCCATGGACCGCAACGGCGAGGTGCTGGTGGACCGCCAGATCCAGGTCGAAGGCCCGACCGATCAACTCGTCACCGTCTACCGCGGCGTCGAGCGGGAATCCTATAGCTGCATGCCGATCTGCCAGCGCCGCGTCACCCTTGGCGACGGCGAGACCTACTTCAGATCGGCGATCGACCAGGCCGGTTCTCTCAGCGGTCAAGCCGCCAGCGCCGGGACCAAATAG
- a CDS encoding type II and III secretion system protein family protein has translation MKCREIQPMMRTFIVRALSFSAVAALTLNPALTPVLASDYRVAAPATTDGQMNARFVSLGIGKSFVIDLPREIKDVLVADPKIANAVVRSTQRAYIIGAAVGQTNIVFFDSTGAQIAAYDIAVKRDLNGVRAALKQSLPNSDILIEGVGDGVVLSGTAASPIEAQQAADIAARLVNGTEKVVNSIAVRGRDQVMLKVTVAEVQRSVIKQLGIDLSASMTYGTSVVKFTNNTPFTANSAPLVAGNALTGSFGSTPSVQATLRAMESAGVVRTIAEPNLTAISGESATFISGGEFPIPAGVTCQTTTGGTIGQCVQTVSFKKFGISLNFTPVVLTEGRISLRVMTEVSEVSTENALTGGAGGTTIPSIKTRRAETTLEIPSGGAMAMAGLIQEQTKQAINGLPGLAQLPVLGTLFRSRDFVNNQSELMVLVTPYVVRAVAQKDLSRPDDGFAATSDPQADLLGSINRIYGVPGRVEKARNYRGTYGFITD, from the coding sequence ATGAAGTGCAGGGAAATTCAGCCGATGATGCGAACGTTCATCGTCCGCGCCCTGTCGTTTTCGGCTGTGGCTGCTCTCACGCTCAATCCGGCGCTGACGCCGGTGCTGGCTAGCGACTATCGCGTTGCTGCGCCGGCCACCACCGACGGACAGATGAACGCACGGTTCGTTTCGCTCGGGATCGGCAAATCGTTCGTGATCGACCTGCCGCGGGAGATCAAGGACGTACTGGTCGCCGATCCGAAGATCGCCAACGCCGTCGTCCGCTCGACCCAGCGCGCCTATATCATCGGCGCCGCGGTCGGCCAGACCAACATCGTCTTCTTCGATTCCACAGGCGCGCAGATCGCGGCCTACGACATCGCGGTCAAGCGCGACCTCAACGGCGTGCGCGCCGCGCTGAAGCAGTCGCTGCCGAATTCGGACATCCTGATCGAGGGCGTCGGCGACGGCGTGGTATTGAGCGGCACCGCGGCGAGCCCGATCGAGGCGCAGCAGGCCGCCGATATCGCCGCCCGCCTGGTGAACGGCACCGAGAAGGTCGTCAATTCGATCGCCGTTCGCGGCCGTGACCAGGTGATGCTGAAGGTCACGGTCGCCGAAGTCCAGCGCTCGGTCATCAAGCAACTCGGCATCGATCTCAGCGCCAGCATGACCTACGGCACATCCGTTGTTAAGTTCACCAACAACACCCCATTCACCGCAAACAGTGCGCCGCTCGTCGCCGGCAACGCCCTTACCGGGAGTTTCGGCTCGACGCCATCTGTGCAGGCGACGCTGCGCGCGATGGAAAGCGCCGGTGTCGTGCGAACCATTGCCGAGCCTAACCTCACAGCCATTTCCGGCGAGTCCGCAACCTTTATCTCGGGCGGTGAATTTCCCATTCCGGCCGGCGTGACCTGCCAAACGACCACGGGCGGCACCATCGGACAATGCGTCCAGACCGTCAGCTTCAAGAAATTCGGCATCTCACTCAACTTCACGCCGGTCGTGCTGACGGAGGGACGGATCAGCCTTCGGGTGATGACCGAAGTGTCGGAAGTCTCGACCGAAAACGCTCTGACCGGCGGTGCCGGTGGAACGACCATTCCCTCGATCAAGACCCGCCGCGCCGAGACGACGCTGGAAATTCCGTCCGGCGGCGCGATGGCCATGGCCGGCCTGATCCAGGAACAGACCAAGCAGGCGATCAACGGTCTGCCGGGCCTGGCGCAACTGCCGGTTCTCGGCACGCTGTTCCGCAGCCGCGACTTCGTCAACAACCAGAGCGAACTGATGGTTCTGGTCACGCCCTATGTGGTGCGCGCGGTGGCGCAGAAGGACCTGTCGCGGCCCGATGACGGCTTTGCCGCCACCTCGGACCCGCAGGCCGACCTGCTCGGCAGCATCAATCGCATCTACGGCGTTCCGGGCCGTGTCGAGAAGGCTCGGAATTATCGCGGCACCTACGGCTTTATTACGGACTGA
- a CDS encoding sterol desaturase family protein, translating to MNLPTEVVEMLGQTLAKVVPVTIALALVFSVLAHFWACNPGRPWWRKRELVTDICYWFLVPLFARVFRIALLVLGAALVFGIHDADELIAFYDNGHGPLSRLPLWLQAILFLIAADFMMYWLHRMFHGGGFWKYHAIHHSSEDVDWISAARFHPVNLLLGTIGVDVVLLMAGISPGVMLWLGPFNIFHSAFVHANLNWTLGPFRYVVATPVFHRWHHTPREEGGDTNFAGTFPLWDILFGTFRMPKGTLPVQYGVDDQSSFPREIIGQLAYPFRK from the coding sequence ATGAACCTGCCGACCGAAGTCGTCGAGATGCTTGGCCAGACCTTGGCCAAGGTGGTGCCGGTCACGATCGCGCTGGCGCTCGTGTTCTCGGTGCTGGCGCATTTCTGGGCCTGCAATCCCGGCAGGCCCTGGTGGCGCAAGCGCGAGCTCGTCACCGACATCTGTTACTGGTTCCTGGTGCCGCTGTTCGCGCGCGTGTTCCGCATCGCCCTGTTGGTGCTCGGCGCGGCCCTGGTGTTTGGAATTCACGACGCCGACGAGCTGATCGCCTTCTACGACAACGGCCATGGCCCGCTGTCGAGGCTGCCACTATGGTTGCAGGCGATCCTGTTCCTGATCGCGGCCGATTTCATGATGTACTGGCTGCACCGCATGTTCCATGGCGGCGGGTTCTGGAAATACCACGCCATCCACCACTCGTCGGAGGATGTGGACTGGATCTCGGCGGCGCGCTTTCACCCCGTCAACCTGCTGTTAGGTACCATCGGGGTCGATGTCGTGCTGCTGATGGCCGGCATTTCGCCGGGTGTGATGCTCTGGCTCGGGCCGTTCAACATCTTCCATTCGGCGTTCGTTCACGCCAACCTCAACTGGACACTCGGCCCGTTTAGATATGTCGTGGCGACGCCGGTGTTTCACCGCTGGCACCACACCCCCCGCGAGGAGGGCGGCGACACCAATTTCGCGGGCACCTTTCCGCTCTGGGACATCCTGTTCGGGACCTTCCGGATGCCGAAAGGCACGCTGCCGGTCCAATATGGCGTGGACGATCAGTCCTCGTTTCCCCGCGAAATCATCGGGCAGCTGGCCTATCCGTTCCGCAAATAG
- a CDS encoding Flp family type IVb pilin — protein MKNLVSRFVKDESGATAIEYGLIAAGIAIAIITAVQGVGTQLKTNFNTISTSLK, from the coding sequence ATGAAGAATCTCGTTTCGCGTTTCGTGAAGGATGAGTCCGGCGCCACCGCCATCGAATACGGCCTGATTGCCGCCGGCATCGCGATCGCGATCATCACCGCCGTTCAGGGCGTCGGCACCCAGCTGAAGACCAACTTCAACACGATCTCGACCTCGCTGAAGTAA